The nucleotide window GTTTGTGCTTGAGTATTGTACTGAGTCTACTGACCAGCTGagacccaaaaagaaaaaaggtgcTTATCTGATGGATATGTTTGTCACAGTTTGATTGCTAACAGTTTGAATTTGTAAGTAAAGCAAAGAATGCATAGTGGCAATATCCTATTGCTACGCCAATTTCTATGTTTGTTTGAGAGTTTAACTCATTATTTGCTCCTGGAGTATGATGTATTAGAAATATTcatatactatttatatatgtttactAAAGTAGTAAAGCATTTGCAAATTTCAGGAACTTGGCAATATGTATTGGGTTGCTTTTGTATTTGTGCTTGTGGTATTGTGTTAGGGATCTAACTACTCTGTGCTCAGccagaaattgaagaaaaaagtaagtctgattttattgataaaagggTATTTGCAAAGATAAATTGAGAGTTCGGGAGTCTGAAATCTCTTTACTTTGGTCATTTAAGGTGTCTAAGACCTTCCAAAACAGCTCAAATGATTGTCCACTATTAAAAGTTTGCTTAAAAGCCTAATTCTCTAAAATTGTGGCATGTGTCCTCAAAAACCCCAACTCCTAAGATGTACGAATTAAAGGATATGCAATTAAGAGATATTATAAACTTCTTTTGAACCTAAGAAATTGCTCATTGAATCAGAAGATGGCtctaacctttttattttaaattaaaactcctGTAATCTGAGGCATACTTTCTGTGGATCTCCTAAAATTAGCAAAGAAACAATTTTCATTTCACCTCTCTTGTTTGTATATAAGCATTACTACCAATGCTCATTAACTTTGTTATGTTGAAGCAGTTTTTATTTCCAGAAGGAGCCCCCTACAAGCCAGGTTGTACTAAAATTGAttgttcatatattttaatcttaCTGTATCATAATATATACATTTCCAGAGCATTGTTATAAGCCAGACTGGTTGGTCCAATTGAGAACCAGTTCCAAATCTAGTTCATTGAGTGGTTAAAATCTATTTTAGTCATTAAACTAGATTGACCCAAGATTATACGGTCCAACCAGCTGACCGGACCTTAAATCCTTGCCCTGAAAGCTTAAGCGATTTCTGGACTTGGTAAAACATAAATGATGTAGGCCTTCAAGCTTATTTTACAATGTTTTAGCAGAGTATTCAACGAACAGGATCAGGATAACATTTTCCATTCTGCACTCTGCAAACTTTATTGGAccaattttccattaaatataATCAAACTTTAACAGCGTCTTTCAGAATTAAATAGCTTACTTGTTGGGAGTGTCTCTCATGATTGATTAATGGATTTTcacctttaaaaattcaaaaccaGAAAAGGGGCTCAGCTCCCCGTTAGCCTGAttccaaataataaataatataatagtataaGATCCACTATATGGGATTCAAGCAGGATAAAGAGATGCACTTGATAACAAGAAAAGGAATGGGAAGATCattcatttatcaaaaaaaaagaaactttgaCACGGAACTGAAAAAACACTTAGCATGCTGTACAAGCTTGTTAACACAAACATAATATGTAAATACAACAAAAACTTAGAAACTTGATGCCTCTTTCCCTTCTGATTTTGACAGACATTTTAGGATGCTCATGGCCAATCATGATGTACACACATGTTATCgtaaaaaaaagttgtttcCATTTTTCAAAGAGGGTCATGATTCTGTAAATAAAGTCTGGAGTGGGATGCGAGTATCATGTCATCAGTCTTTTACTTAAATAAGATGTCATCTGAACATGTATTCACTTTAAAAACCATCCATCACGATAATAGAGGAAAAAAGGTAAACACGTGTGCTAATGAGATTTTATTAGACAAACAAACGTTGAAGCAATACGTTCATAAAGACTTACATATTTAAAGACAAAGGTACCCTTTTTGCAAGTGATAACAGACACCTGCATTACACAAGATGTAACACTGAATGGTCATGGCTTTAGAACTGCTACTTAGTTGGGAGGCAACCATTGCAGCTCAATACCATAGTTCCAGGAATCAATGGTATCTCCAGGCTTTATATCAACCACAGAAGTATAAGCAGTGCAGCCTCCAACCCTGACCCTAATCCTATGAGCATTCATGGCTGAATCTTTCAAGTAATGGCAGCAAAGGGTGCCTGAGCACCAGCTTCCTTCTGGAGCCTTCTCCTCAAACTGCCTGCAGAAGCTAGTCGAAGAACAGTTCAATGGTGACAGAAGTATTCTATCAGAACAGTTAAATAGCATGACAGTGTTATGAGTAGATATATTAAAGGGTGAATCATCATCTATCCTAAAGCCTCCTAAAGATAAATCAGAAGAGTCACAAGTGTTATTGAGTATTGAAGGAGGGCTTATAACAAGCTTATAAGAAGTGGGATTAATGCTGATGATATTATAGTAAAAACCCTCAGCTGACTGAAATTGCAGAATGTCATTGTTGCAAAACACTTTATACCTGGGGTCTCCACAGTTTTCACCAGCACTAAGAGGATATGGAACTTCAATGCTGCCACATTTCGGGCAAGAATCATTGCCTGAAACATGGGATATTAAGGTGAGTATGAAATATATCACAAGCACCATTTTCACTCTTGTTTAGAGACCTAAAACTAGGGATAATATTTGAATGAAGCAAGAAACACTACGGACTAAGTGCCTATTTATACACCATTTATGACTGAGCTGTGAAAACAGAACTAcaaatgaaaagaaagcaaCAAAAAGAATTCAAAAGCCAATCAAAGTGCAGTTTCCTTGGTGCATTTCCACTTGTCCCATGACTAGACACCTGTCGGTATGTCTGATATGTTGGcatcatttaaatatacaatCACAATGACAAAtgatttaaatagttaaaaatatgCGACATGCCCGCATAAAGTTTGAAGCTAATTAGGTATAACTTGTACCGCCCAACTAAATCTGTCACTGAATATTAAAGTACAAAGCTGCTTGTCTGTCATTCAATAATTCAGCCATTAGTTTGGCTTCCATATACCTGAAGAGGCAACGAAAAACAAAAGTGACACCCAAATATAGCAAGAAAACAGAAAACTCCATGGGACAAAAACAGCTAGAGTTGTGACcgaaagtataaaaaatatcaaatgacTGCAAACACCATAGAGTATTCCACCAACTGAAGCACAGCCCCTTGAAAGTTAATTATAATAGTATCTCTGATTTCAATTAATAGGCCATTAGTTAAGTTTAAACCAGATGACAAAAAGATAGTAAAAATCTAGAGGAAGTTCAAGAGGCATGTCGTTCAGAGCTTTGTGCAGAAGGGTGCAtgaacttataaaataatacatgagTGCCTATACTTCATCCTGTTCTCTGGATTTCTTTTATATGGGTCAAATGATTCTTTCAGCACACATCACGGAATTAAGGTATAAACAAACTGGCACTTGGATTCCACTTTCCTTGTTTAGAATATCTAGGGTCCATCTGGCCTTTGAGGGGATCCCATTTTCTAAAGTAGTCCTATCcaagtaataaaaaaacttgGGTTGGTCCAAAGAGGTAAGGGAAGACAGACAAAGTCCCAAAGGTAGTGTTAAGCTATTTGATTTCACAGATTAAAACATTAATGTGTGGATGTGGCAATGCTCACTAGGTCAAGAGATAGTGCATATTAAAATCACAGTGTGGAATCCTATAAGGCAACAGTTTACAATATTCCCAACCTTGAAATGACTCCAACATGCTAAAAGCTATAAATGTGACAGACGCTCAGCAAAGCTACAAGAATATTAAATCACAGATTGCTCATAATAACATCATCACTTAGATCATCATGGTATAATTTAACAAAGCATAATCAACTTCTCCAGAACAGATCATAAAATCTTTTAGTAATTTGCAATAAATGTTTATATCACCAAGTCATCTACTAAATGGAAATTGCGTGCAACCAACTTTTTCAAGCATTTCTCAGCACATCAATGATAATGACCGATTCACATCATACACAGAGCCTTCAACTCAAGCATCAACCAAACTTGAAACATGGGATGCACCCTAAAATGCTGGAACACAGAATTTAATAATGTCAAAGGAGAAAGGTCAAAAGAAGTGAGAACACTAATGCTACCAACCATCAAAATTTTGTTCTGTTTGAGACCTAAAACTAATGAAGGTGCTACCTTTTTGATATTCTGTGTCCAGTACCTCAGTCCTACATAAAATCTGGTTAAATTGAGTTCTCCTGGTCTGCAATCAAGTGCTGGGGGGCTCTGAAAAACTATGCAACAATATGTGGTCTTTACTATTGAGACTATAATAATCGCAATATCATGGACACTTCTCTAAATGCTTGTATGTCATTTGCCTTCAAATGACTATGAAAAGAACTGACATCATAAaagaaatcaagtttcctcAAACCAAAAAAGAGGGTGAGAAACAGAAATGTTTTGTTTCAAAGCTGATTTTGGATGAGTTCTCAGCATCATTTTTCACATAGGCAACAGTCTAGCGGTAGGCTTggtttaaagtttgaaaatagtCAACCTTCGCATGTAAATTAAACTACATGTGCATCAGAATACACAACGTCATATTGTGGTTTTGTTTAGTGTTAATGcttatttatgacatttaatgTTTCACTCACAGtggaatatatattatacttttCGTATTGTGTAAGCTACAATTTTCTTGTAAGTTGAAACCTAACTACTAATGACTTCGGTCAAGTCAAGTTACGCAGATTCTTTGTTCTACCAGGATAGATTACAAATTACCCTGAAAAATATGAGATGAAACTTCTCTATTCACCAGAAAGTTTCAGCTGAAATGACTTGTAATGCAGTTGAATTTCTGGCtagaaataaaacaaacttaTTTTCTAACATCAACATCATGACTAAAATGAATATTCTGATTACAAAAAATTCACACTTGCTTTAGCAGGTAAACAGTGAAGCCAAAAGGGACCAAAACATTCTGCTAGTGTCTGAATATTAATCCCCACTTTTGGCTTTTacaaatatcatatcaaatccCCTCAATAAATTTGCCTTTTTCATTCTGAAAGAATAAGAGGAGAGAAAGGGAAAACAGGCAGAGATAATTGCTTTCTGAAGATAAAATAAGGGAGGACAAGATGACCCAAAAAAACCAGGTCATGAATAGAAACAATAAACAACTAAACCATCATTTGTCTTGGACGGTTACAATCAGACAAcctaaatttatgtttttcttacGGAAGTTAGAAGCTCCAGCTACTTTCACTTTCCACAAATAACTTTTCAACAATGTGCCCACTGACTTTCGGTTTAAACAATCCTTCTCCTGCCAGTAAAATAAAGTGCGAGGATCACACAATcaagaaaatagaagaaaaacttCTACTACCAAAGATTCCTACTAGATTGGGAAGAAATGGCATTATTAAGAAAGGCGGTGCCATAATGGTGGGCCATGTAATCGTTTGGAAGTATGGTGAGAGAAGAGAACTTACACAAATCCTCAAAAGGATTTTTTTG belongs to Mangifera indica cultivar Alphonso chromosome 2, CATAS_Mindica_2.1, whole genome shotgun sequence and includes:
- the LOC123200186 gene encoding wall-associated receptor kinase-like 20, translated to MMVVDFCCLFRTYWDSSPYKDPESISKKILLRICEKDCLNRKSVGTLLKSYLWKVKVAGASNFRNDSCPKCGSIEVPYPLSAGENCGDPRYKVFCNNDILQFQSAEGFYYNIISINPTSYKLVISPPSILNNTCDSSDLSLGGFRIDDDSPFNISTHNTVMLFNCSDRILLSPLNCSSTSFCRQFEEKAPEGSWCSGTLCCHYLKDSAMNAHRIRVRVGGCTAYTSVVDIKPGDTIDSWNYGIELQWLPPN